One part of the Neodiprion virginianus isolate iyNeoVirg1 chromosome 3, iyNeoVirg1.1, whole genome shotgun sequence genome encodes these proteins:
- the LOC124301411 gene encoding vitamin K-dependent protein C-like has protein sequence MRVVSTAMSGYRVQATVQLCLDSTGVIMNLQEYVKFLFCVFVVVLAVTTARPDGPRIENSADVEKVRVTRGVLDFIFGGLKSCGGCQCGRPNRGGARILGGEYTDTHEFPWLANVHVKSKLVVSGVLINDRYVMTAASQLIAATAPEIKVSLGEYDRCHLDISSSNVSVETVIPFPEFNPESRSHDLALLRLSQPTKFERRISPVCMPNPGSTYLGQVGTLSGWIEGKAVDASETRTCRPRKLGLPVLGYSECIKSGVSLASFHDDSGCIGVIGGNSLVCENDVGSSVLYRSYADVYDLVGIMSDVNKCDDKPAGAVFTRIGPHLDWILQQTKDACYCTK, from the exons ATGCGGGTTGTTAGTACCGCTATGTCTGGATACCGGGTACAGGCCACTGTGCAGTTGTGCCTCGATTCGACAGGCGTAATCATGAACCTACAGGAATACGTCAAGTTCCTATTCTGCGTCTTCGTCGTTGTGTTGGCAGTTACCACCGCACGTCCCGACGGCCCCAGAATCGAA AATTCGGCGGACGTCGAGAAAGTTCGAGTGACTCGAGGAGTCCTGGATTTCATTTTCGGAGGTCTCAAGTCTTGCGGCGGATGTC AATGCGGACGACCGAATCGTGGTGGGGCAAGAATTTTGGGCGGCGAGTATACCGACACCCACGAGTTTCCATGGCTGGCCAATGTCCATGTGAAATCAAAACTAGTCGTTAGCGGGGTTTTGATCAACGATCGATACGTCATGACCGCCGCCAGCCAGCTCATTGC AGCCACAGCGCCAGAGATCAAAGTGTCTTTGGGTGAATACGACCGTTGCCACTTGGACATATCTTCGAGCAACGTGAGTGTGGAAACGGTGATACCATTTCCGGAATTCAACCCCGAATCTCGAAGCCACGACTTGGCTCTACTTCGCCTCAGTCAACCTACGAAGTTTGAAAGGAGGATTTCACCGGTCTGCATGCCTAATCCAG GGTCCACTTATTTAGGGCAAGTAGGAACTCTCTCCGGCTGGATCGAAGGTAAGGCCGTGGACGCTTCCGAAACGAGAACATGTCGACCCCGAAAGCTGGGTCTTCCGGTTCTGGGATACAGCGAGTGCATCAAGTCCGGAGTTAGTCTAGCAAGCTTCCACGACGATTCCGGATGCATTGGAGTTATCGGCGGAAATTCTCTCGTGTGCGAA aacGACGTCGGTTCATCCGTTCTCTACAGATCATACGCTGACGTCTACGATCTCGTCG gtATTATGTCGGACGTGAATAAATGCGACGACAAGCCAGCGGGTGCTGTGTTCACCCGAATTGGGCCTCATCTTGATTGGATTTTACAGCAGACCAAAGACGCTTGTTACTGCACAAAATAA
- the LOC124301412 gene encoding phenoloxidase-activating factor 1-like, giving the protein MGSRRVCFRTCISPVVRVTKSRFITMILVSFLAMLSLCLLCPVQCLNSALKSAHRSSRQLDNSYGSPSYKHCECGRSNSRGGQAGYTRVVGGVKASPNEFPWMAMVVANGSNLVCGGSLINDRYVLTAAHCLALGFSKAETKVVLGEHDRCTADSRTVILSVEKFYPHPQFQEDTNYADAMLIRLNMRVTFNEFIRPICLPKMILQRSTASRFGGKVAFTLGWGRADHGVTVCSLRVVALEIYETQSCPTKIPTLLCAGSRQAAGRDACQGDSGGPLQVRNKDRKFELIGIVSNGIGCGNQDFPGLYTDVPRLLPWILKVTSQDSMYCWR; this is encoded by the exons ATGGGCAGTCGCCGAGTGTGTTTTCGTACCTGCATAAGCCCAGTTGTGCGAGTTACCAAAAGCCGTTTTATAACAATGATACTTGTGAGTTTTTTGGCGATGCTGTCACTCTGCTTACTCTGCCCTGTACAGTGCTTGAATTCGGCTTTAAAATCTGCTCATCGATCGTCGAGGCAATTAGATAATTCCTACGGAAGTCCAAGCTACAAGCACTGCG AATGCGGGAGATCAAATTCCCGCGGAGGGCAGGCGGGCTACACAAGAGTGGTTGGCGGCGTCAAGGCATCGCCGAATGAATTTCCCTGGATGGCGATGGTCGTCGCTAATGGTTCCAATCTTGTCTGCGGCGGTTCCCTGATAAACGATCGCTACGTCCTTACGGCAGCACATTGTTTGGCGTTGGG TTTTAGTAAAGCAGAGACAAAGGTGGTGCTTGGTGAGCATGATCGATGCACGGCTGACTCTCGCACAGTGATACTTTCcgttgaaaagttttatcCGCATCCACAATTCCAAGAGGACACGAACTACGCTGACGCAATGCTCATTCGGCTGAACATGAGAGTCACATTCAACGAGTTCATCAGGCCGATTTGCTTGCCAAAAATGA TACTGCAACGAAGCACGGCCTCACGGTTTGGCGGAAAGGTGGCCTTCACACTGGGCTGGGGCCGCGCTGACCATGGTGTAACAGTCTGCTCGCTGCGGGTCGTAGCTTTGGAAATTTATGAGACACAATCCTGTCCTACCAAAATACCAACGCTACTCTGTGCCGGATCCCGGCAAGCTGCGGGTCGCGACGCTTGTCAA GGAGACAGCGGTGGTCCTCTGCAAGTCCGGAATAAAGATcggaaatttgaattaatcG GAATCGTATCAAATGGTATTGGATGTGGCAACCAGGATTTCCCCGGACTTTACACGGACGTTCCTCGACTTCTTCCGTGGATCCTTAAAGTTACGTCGCAAGATTCAATGTACTGTTGGCGTTGA
- the LOC124301413 gene encoding trypsin-1-like gives MKRSAALFAIWSLLIPQVVESRKTLQPKVIDPECECGVSGEGVANRIVGGVISVPHTFPWVAAIFVRGSLHCGGTLINDRYILTAGHCVKWTNQNDLSVWLGIHDIENRDGGVVSPIEQVILHDGFRSDFLHDTNDIALIKLKYPVRYNENIKPVCLPYRESDYTNHKVSATGWGRVTTSGNASRFLRQADLKVMPWSDCRNTSFGNHLTKSMLCAYNDDTDACQGDSGGPLLFKRQDDKYEIVGVVSWGIGCAKRGMPGIYVKTTDYLDWITARTTTAIYCADN, from the exons ATGAAACGGAGTGCAGCGTTATTCGCGATATGGTCTTTGCTGATACCTCAG GTGGTCGAGTCCCGGAAAACCTTGCAGCCTAAAGTCATTGATCCGGAATGTG AGTGCGGAGTTTCCGGTGAAGGAGTCGCCAACCGAATCGTGGGTGGGGTAATATCGGTGCCGCACACTTTCCCTTGGGTCGCAGCGATCTTCGTCAGAGGTTCTCTGCACTGCGGCGGAACCCTGATCAACGACCGATACATCCTTACTGCCGGACACTGCGTGAAATG GACAAACCAGAACGATCTATCCGTATGGCTTGGAATCCACGACATCGAGAATCGCGATGGAGGCGTCGTGTCGCCCATCGAACAAGTGATTCTTCACGATGGGTTCAGGAGCGATTTCCTGCACGACACGAACGACATCGCTCTGATTAAACTCAAGTACCCCGTACGGTACAACGAGAACATCAAACCAGTTTGTCTGCCTTACAGAG AATCGGACTACACCAATCACAAGGTCAGTGCTACCGGATGGGGCAGAGTCACCACCTCTGGTAATGCTTCCAGATTCCTCCGTCAAGCTGATCTGAAAGTTATGCCCTGGTCCGACTGTCGTAATACGTCGTTCGGCAACCATCTCACCAAGTCTATGCTCTGTGCGTACAATGACGATACGGACGCCTGTCAG GGCGACAGCGGCGGCCCTCTGCTCTTCAAAAGACAGGACGACAAGTATGAAATCGTTG GGGTTGTCTCTTGGGGAATAGGATGTGCCAAACGTGGCATGCCGGGTATTTACGTCAAGACTACCGACTACCTGGACTGGATAACCGCTAGAACCACAACCGCGATATATTGCGCCGATAATTAG
- the LOC124301414 gene encoding dnaJ homolog subfamily C member 9, with the protein MAGLLDLCEKYFGARDFYEVLKIPTNANEKQVKKAYHKLSLLVHPDRVEENVKAEATEKFKVLGRIHSILSDNDKRKIYDESGQFDEESEEVVMKNWADYWRSLFKEITVEDINNYEKNYKGSETEIKDLKRAYMDSKGDMDYILEAVPFTNCAEEPRLHDIVQELIETGDVPEFKAFTEEDPKKKIRRKRKWAKEAAEAEKLEKMLKIENEENAASNALSLAIQNRGTARAKEANNFFDSLVEKYANKAGKPSKAKSPKGGRIAKSPRKTKKKA; encoded by the exons atGGCGGGGCTCTTGGATTTGTGCGAAAAGTATTTCGGCGCCCGAGACTTTTACGAAGTGTTGAAGATTCCGACAAACGCAAACGAGAAGCAAG TTAAGAAAGCGTATCACAAATTGTCACTACTCGTACACCCTGATCGAGTGGAGGAAAACGTGAAGGCTGAAGCCACGGAAAAGTTCAAAGTACTCGGAAGGATCCACTCAATTCTAAGCGACAATGATAAGAGGAAGATCTACGACGAGTCTGGCCAATTTGACGAGGAGAGCGAGGAAGTTGTTATGAAAAATTGGGCTGATTACTGGCGATCTTTATTCAAAGAAATAACTGTCGAAGATATCaacaattatgaaaaaaattacaagggATCTGAAACTGAGATAAAAGACTTGAAGCGGGCTTATATGGACA GCAAAGGTGATATGGACTATATTCTTGAAGCTGTTCCATTTACAAACTGTGCTGAAGAACCGCGTCTGCACGATATAGTTCAAGAATTGATTGAAACCGGAGATGTACCAGAGTTCAAAGCTTTCACTGAGGAGGATCCCAAAAAGAAAATACGCAGGAAACGAAAG TGGGCCAAGGAAGCGGCGGAAGCTGAGAAGCTCGAAAAGAtgctgaaaattgaaaacgaagaaaacgCGGCGTCTAACGCCTTATCCTTAGCGATTCAGAATAGGGGTACAGCTAGGGCAAAAGAGGCCAACAACTTTTTCGATTCGCTCGTCGAGAAGTACGCTAACAAAGCCGGAAAACCGTCCAAGGCGAAGAGTCCGAAGGGTGGGAGGATCGCAAAATCGCCGAGGAAAACCAAGAAGAAAGCCTAA
- the LOC124301408 gene encoding uncharacterized protein LOC124301408 codes for MVNSHAVLSVLLLLVSTISRISGNCEGKLKEYSCNGGDISDLKIVQADVEVLQISDMKVPKLSVDALKRFTQLQIFSCSNCSIREIEPGVFQNKFNLEQLTLNNNHLTSVKANWIQGPEYLTYLDLTHNKITGIEPGVYKLIENLAELRLSGNPIECLDTKAMSNLKSLRIFLLDQVPTFKCPRLMAEFVKQHGITAETDKTWKEIQVSEQDEKNFYAKAVEAAEKLDRIVSTESTPIIPIVTTPRFFPVTQRPLELLTSVDIDIGEVLTTNTLWREPKSSTPKPVPEILAVPSTTETSQPLSSSVIIEASSIVTTSYEQESSDIVTTTFSLESTTKVAPVGKEKATPVIPVAVYTSASVPVVHYPPPSPVPTVIMPAPNATNGEPERDESLQFASVFPPPYGNVADSQPGEQHELVSPTTVRQTIPEEETDKPLPLCNDAGQGLRNAGRYAIGIFVVVFCLGSL; via the coding sequence ATGGTGAATTCACACGCTGTGTTATCAGTGCTTTTGCTGCTGGTGTCAACTATATCACGTATCAGTGGAAATTGTGAAGGAAAATTAAAGGAATATTCCTGCAATGGAGGTGACATTTCTGACCTCAAGATAGTACAAGCTGACGTAGAAGTACTTCAAATATCAGACATGAAAGTTCCGAAACTGTCGGTCGACGCGCTGAAACGTTTTACCCAACTGCAAATATTCAGTTGTTCAAATTGTAGTATCCGAGAAATCGAGCCCGGTGTTTTTCAGAACAAATTTAACCTGGAACAACTGACATTAAACAACAATCATCTAACCAGCGTGAAAGCGAATTGGATTCAGGGTCCGGAGTATCTCACGTATCTAGATCTGACCCATAACAAGATCACCGGGATCGAACCTGGTGTCTACAAACTAATTGAAAACCTGGCGGAGCTCCGACTCTCGGGAAACCCGATCGAGTGCCTCGACACGAAAGCTATGTCGAACTTAAAGTCACTGCGGATATTCCTCTTGGACCAAGTGCCCACGTTCAAATGCCCGCGGCTAATGGCCGAGTTCGTCAAGCAGCACGGCATCACCGCCGAAACGGATAAAACTTGGAAGGAAATTCAGGTTTCCGAACAAGATGAAAAGAACTTTTACGCAAAGGCAGTCGAGGCCGCCGAAAAGTTGGACAGGATCGTTTCGACGGAATCGACGCCGATAATTCCGATCGTCACGACACCCCGATTTTTTCCCGTCACGCAAAGGCCGCTGGAACTTCTCACCTCGGTGGATATCGACATCGGCGAAGTTCTCACGACGAACACGCTCTGGAGAGAACCGAAGAGCTCGACTCCCAAGCCGGTTCCCGAAATCCTGGCGGTACCCTCGACCACCGAAACGTCCCAGCCCCTGTCGTCGTCCGTGATAATCGAAGCGTCGAGTATCGTCACCACGAGCTACGAGCAGGAGTCATCCGACATAGTGACAACCACTTTCAGCTTGGAATCGACTACGAAGGTGGCTCCAGTCGGCAAAGAAAAGGCGACCCCCGTAATCCCGGTCGCCGTTTACACGTCCGCGAGTGTTCCAGTGGTCCATTATCCTCCTCCGTCACCGGTGCCCACGGTTATCATGCCGGCACCAAACGCGACGAACGGGGAACCGGAAAGGGATGAAAGTCTCCAGTTCGCCTCTGTGTTTCCACCCCCGTACGGCAACGTCGCCGATTCTCAACCGGGTGAACAACACGAGCTCGTCAGTCCGACAACGGTCAGACAAACGATCCCTGAAGAAGAAACTGACAAACCGCTGCCGCTGTGCAACGATGCCGGTCAAGGATTGAGGAACGCCGGGAGATATGCGATCGGGATATTCGTTGTCGTGTTTTGCTTAGGTTCACTGTGA